In Erigeron canadensis isolate Cc75 chromosome 1, C_canadensis_v1, whole genome shotgun sequence, a single window of DNA contains:
- the LOC122585006 gene encoding 60S ribosomal protein L34, giving the protein MVQRLTYRRRHSYATKSNVHRTVVTPGGKLVYQTTKKRASGPKCPVTGKRIQGIPHLRPTEYKRSRLPRNRRTVNRAYGGVLSAGAVRERIVRAFLVEEQKIVKKVLKIQKQKEKTASKS; this is encoded by the exons ATGGTTCAACGTCTCACATACCGCAGGCGCCACAGCTACGCCACCAAATCAAACGTACATCGTACCGTCGTAACCCCAG GTGGAAAGTTAGTGTATCAGACTACTAAAAAGAGGGCAAGTGGACCTAAATGCCCTGTTACTGGCAAAAGAATCCAAGGG ATTCCACACTTGAGGCCGACTGAATACAAGAGGTCAAGATTACCCAGGAACAGAAGAACTGTCAACCGTGCTTATGGTGGTGTGTTGTCTGCAGGGGCTGTACGTGAAAGGATTGTTAGGGCCTTTTTGGTTGAAGAACAAAAGATTGTGAAGAAGGTTTTGAAGATtcagaaacaaaaagaaaaaaccgcCTCCAAGAGTTAG